From the Lemur catta isolate mLemCat1 chromosome 1, mLemCat1.pri, whole genome shotgun sequence genome, the window CATCCAGGTCTTTAAATAACCCTGGGAAGGTAAAAATGACACGAAGACCATGCCTTCACCGGCGCCACACAAATAGGTAATGGCAGACTGgtcctggattcaaatcttaaGACTTCAGTCCTGGTACATTTTGTGTTTAGCAATTGCTCTAATGAAAATGACTTTGACTCTTGAACCCCAAATCTTCAACCACATATCTGATTTGCTACTGTTTTACAAGCAATGTATGGAGTAAAAGCCAAACCAAAGGACATTTTATTATCAGTGGGACACAGTTTTAGCCCCAAATCTTACCAGGTCTTGTTTCCAGGTGATCAGCCAAATCTGTTGTGAGCTGTGAGGGTTCTTTATGCTCCTTTAGCTTAAAGACAAGACTAGAGTCAGTCTGAATAACActctgtcctttttttctctaaGGTCTCACCACTGTCTCTAATGGTAGGAGAAGTCATGGAAAGAAGGaaccaaagaaaggaaagggcTTCCCCAAAGGCCTAGAGTAGAGTTGGCTAAGCTGATCACCCCATATCTCCTCCCCCTAAACACCACGCTGATCCACGTAGGCCTTTCAAGATAAGAATGTCCTCCTAAGTAGAGACAGTTGTCCATTTGTTGACCCAACAAATCTATGTTGAGTGCCTATGTGTATCAAGTACTGAAAAAGATAGATATGGCCTCACTGCCCTTAGCAGAAGACAGACTTTAAATGAGGAATTGCAACAGTGTATAATAGATGTTAAGAATAAAGACCTAGAGACTGAGGGGGATAGACCAAGTCTAGGCGTTAGGGAGGGCTGTTCTAAGAAATGAGGCTTCAGCAAAGAACTGAAAGATGAATAGGTCTTAGCCAAAGACAAGGAAAAACCATACTTTAGGCAAAGAACAGACCATATATTGAGGCTTAGAAGTAGAAAAAACAGTGCATACCTGGAGGCATTTGcatgagagggaaggaagaaataaggtCTTTAGTACAAAGCAGAGTTCTTCCTACACTGAGTGGATCAGGGAGGAGCAAAGAGAAAGTCTTGGGCTCCAGTCCTGAACATTCATGTTTACCCAACAATCTCCCACCACAAGCTCAAGTCTTCATTATGTTTTGAGGAAATGTGATCTACATAATTGTAACATTAgaaattttcttatgtttttcacATCTTAAAAATGTAGAAGATAAATCTCTAGGCTTAGtgtcaaaaaaaagaacaaaaaatatatagaagaacaCTATTTGTGCCAGTGAAGATGTCAGAATTGTCACTTACAAAATTCATACCTCCATCAGGAGAAGTGGTATAGCATAGTGCAACAAGTGAATGCTTTGAGAAAACATAAACTGGATTCCATCCTGGCACTGCACCTTcctggctttgtgaccttggataatttgcttaacctttctgagcttcagttttcttatccataaaatgaagatataatgCCTCTCTCAAAGGGCTGTTGtgaacatgaaataaaacaatatgtaaataaattacaaCTGTTATTACGTTTCCTGAGAATGCTGCTATGGTTTACTATTATACAAACAAGGagattgtacattttaaaaaatcagcagaaACTGTTATGTTTAACCCCAATATCTTGCCTCACATAGCTATCTACTTCTACCTGAAAGAAGTGTCAAAATATGACCTTAAgaactgtctttttaaaacaaaggtaTAACCCAGTAAGTTTCAAAATGTGATTAATATTCATGCCTATGACATTTTGCTCTTCATATTATACAAGGAAGGACATTTAAAATCCTAGCCATTAAGAGCCTTCTGTAACAGTCAAAAAactgattatttctttataattctttaaaaacaaaaaaatgctggGTACAATTCCAtgccaaaactttttaaaaatttaaaaagaagcaaagaaagatcAGTAACcatacactaaccctagccaCCTGAATGATGTCCTAATTCTACCCATATCACAAAATAGTGAAATggtttttaattgcattttaatctccatttattaaatagaaaattcactttcttttttagtGGTAAACTTCTTGAAAATTGTGTATGAATGTTGCATCATCTAGAACATAGGACATCCCCTGAGGGCTAAGAGCTTGTTAATTTTTACTTCTCTGTTCATTGCTTAGCACATTTGTagtatataattttctaaatattaaataataataagtcCCTAGAAATCCTGGAGAATTGCACCAGTAATATCCttgctggggctgcaggcagtCCCTGTGCATCCCATTATTACCTCATATGGTAACCAATTTGTATTTCGATGGTTTCCTGCTAGCAAGAATTTGCAGTTGTGTTTGTATAAAACAAGAACCATCTACTGCACAAGTTCCACCAAAACAGTTTTTCAGATGTTTTCAGTAGTTCTAACCTTCTTCAGCAAGACTTGTATCATTTGGCAGCTTTAATCAGATCCTGAATTATCatgggaaaatattcaaaatgtgcGCAAAAAGAAAGATAACTACAGTTTTAAATGCCAAAGTTGCACTCTAGTTACAGAAAGACTAGGAATTGGATGGTCTAAATCTCCAATTTACGGTTCTGAAGCTAAAATGACCAAACTGTTGGGTGGGCGGCCCTCCATAGAATCCCTTCCTACAAATTACAGGAAGGCTGTCTTTGCCCTGTCCCATCCAGGGAGAGATTGATGGTTACTAatgtctatattatttttctacatatttcagAGACATACAGGAGAGGGCCTTTTTTTATGTCTGCTTCCTAATACTGGGAAGGAAAGTGTCCTTGGATAGCAATGGTCACATAGTAACGTTCTTCAATAACAATAGCCACAAAATCCAGGGCACTGACCAGATACTCCATTTTCAGGAATCAGAAAGGGGGATAAAATGCAATCATGTCTCGCTTTCCTTCTCAGATATCATGTTCCCTGCTTCTGGGGGAGTCCCAGTTGTCTAATTTgcttctgtgtttaaaaaaataaaaaggagaagaagtTGGATGGCACTATAAAAGgaacatataaaagtataaaataatgtacatgcCTCTCTGTTTCGGAGCTGTAATACAGTCCCTATTATATTAAGAGGCATTGTTTTAATCTTCTAGAATAGAAGCTCATTATTtagtaataatattttgtaatatagcTAAAGTAGTGCTTTGTCCTAAATCAAATAGTCAAAAGGCtgggaaggatcatttgaggtcaatCCTCCGCCTTCAGGCAAAAGTCAGCAACACGCTTCACCCTCCTTCTCATGCTCTTTTGCAAGTTACTAGAGAATACTTTTACCCTTGGGTGTCATCTTAAATTCAACTAACTGGTATTTTATGCTTCTTTGTCCTACTTattgatgaaaatgtttaatattgAACACAGAAATAACTCCAACAGAAAGTCTCTTCTTAGTATCGAATAAAACACTAGCCCCCACATAGTCACCGTTTTTCCTAAATAATTTGGggtggctttttgtttgtttgtcttccttatccccatttcacagctgaggatTCTCCTAAATAATTTGAACTGGAGGGTTGGGTGCAGGTGAAAGGAAAGCAATATGCTCAGCCAGCTTTGCGGCTCCCTCCAGCTAGAGCTGGTTGTGGCAGTGAAAGAGGATGTCCTTTGCCATTtcctcttggatttttttttccttcagagaagTTTATCCTTTTTAGGCAAGATTTGTTCTTTCCAATTGATATTGGAACATAGTTTTCTCCGTAAAGGTTTCTGCcagttgattattttttaagtttccaggtttttgttttacttgttttgttttatttctgtttgtctgTGTTTAGTTTTCAGTTctccttgaaaattattttcctgatctAACCCTATTTTAGACTCTAGTTTCCTCTATGTTTTCCTGGAGTTTATGAAGGTGGTAACTGgcaaaatactatattttttcataaacctAGGAAGACATCTATGTAAATGACCAAGACCTATTGATTTGAGCCAAGTCATTGCATTTTAGAATTGAAAGGGACATTGAATATCCACTAATCAAATGACCCCATTCTAAAACTTATGAAATTAAAGCCCAGGGATTAAATGACTTTACTAAAGCCAATTTATGAGTTAGGCAAAACTATGACCTTGATCTTTTGATTCCTATTTCAAGATTCCTTCCCCTACCATCTTATTCCCTAATAATCTAATTTGGGTGGTTAATATAATTATGGCACTTACTACAATCATTGTTCCTAACTGTAGCAGGCAGACTAACGGTCCCCTAGAAATGTCCCCAGAACATCTGAATACATTGTGTTGCATTGCGAAGAGGAATTAAGGTTATAAATGGAATTAAGCTTTCTAATCAACTGactttaaaatggagattatcctgaattgtCCAGATAGGTCCAATGTCTTTGGCACAAGAgaccttaaaagtggaagaggaaggcagaagaggtCAGGGTGATTGGATATGAGGACTCAGTTTACTGTTACTGGCCTTGAAAGTGGAGCAAGGGGCCacagccaaggaatgcaggtggcctctgggAACTGGAAACGGGGAGGAatcagattctcccctagaactTCCCTTGTTTTCAGCCCAGTGAGACTTGTGTTGGACTTCTAACCTATAGAACTATACAACAATAAATTCACATTGTTAAACCACTAAGTCTGTGGTAACTTCGAACAACCATAGAAAACTTATACACTAACAAAGTATTGATGGCTCctcaagggaaattttttttccccagaataaattctaaaatctgctcctttctcattttttaaaatactacctTAAGATAATTAAGGCCTTAAGACAGTGTTTGCCTTTTGTTAGGAAGCAGATACCATTTAGCATTAATTTATTGCATTTTCCATGAACGGACAACAGTTCACACCCAAGTTTACAAAATAAAGGAGCAACCAGGAGGAAGGTTCATAGGATGTCCCTGACATACTTCATCAGAATGTCCTTGGGGCAGCTGGAGGAGAAGCAGACTTTTGATGTGTGGCTGCAATTCTCTGTGTGTCAGATAAAACCATTTCAAGGCTTAACTATGGATAATAGAAATTTCTGCAAAGTGGCCTCTGTGTGTAATATTCTCAGTGCTGTAATCAAGGACATTCCACTCAtaacattttgtttcttccaaACACACACTCTACTCAAAGCAGCAAAGGGAAATGAAgtcacacacacctgcaccttcAGACCTGCCTCTTATAAAAGAAACTTTCACCTGAACAACTCATGTATGGAAATAAGGATGCCTCAAGAGATCTGTTACCAATTTTCATATCACCCTGCTACAGAACCATTATTAATTAGATTATTTAAACCACCCAAAAGACAGGCAAATAGAGACTATTAATAGTTCTTTAAACACAGTATTTTTTGCCTAATAAATCTTTAGCTTGTTAATATTTCTGAATGTACAGTCATCAAGATATTTTTCTCAAAACCTAGAGAAACTCTTCCCATATACTCAGATGATCAACTCTTCCCATTTACCTGGAACTGATTAGCTTCCTGGGATTCAAGGCTTTTAGGGCTAAATTCAGAAAAGTCCTGAGGAAGAAAGACCATAGACAGGCCTCAAGTACATACTGTTGTGTGGAAGCCCAAGGTTCCAACTCAAGATGCCCCAGATACCAGGGGAAACCATTTTCCAAGTTTAGGGTCTAAGGACACTCAAATATGTGAAGTTTGGGCAGAGGAAGAGCCTGCCTTGCTTGCACCTTCCAGTATCCTTCTCAGTGACTTGCTCTTTGTGATCAGTGGCAGATTCTCCCTTGAGCAGTTGAGGTTGAAGGTCGTCAGGAACAATCAGAGGACAGAATGCAGATCTGTGGGGAAAGCATTGTGCCATCTACTAAGCCAGTGGCTCTGGGGTTTTATGTGTGTTCACTTATGAACACATATAAGTACACTTATGTCCACAGGAGCAAGATGAAAATACACTTATGTTCACAGGAGCACCCACTCTGATTCATTGCAGGGTACTGATAAGCAACCTGAGGAATGTGCTGGAGGCTCAGTTTGACAGCCGGGTTCGTGCGACGGGACACAGTTATGAGAAGTACAACAACTGGGACACGGTATGCTACGCACATGATTGAGACCGATATCGCTTTGGGAATTGAACCAAGAATGCCACTTTAATCTACAAATGATTCCATTTGATAGATAGAGGCTTGGACTCAACAAGTCACCACAGAGAATCCAGACCTCATCTCTCGCAGTGTTATCGGAACCACATTTGAGGGACGCAATCTGTACCTCCTCAAGGTAATCATTTTTAGCCATGACCTTGCCAAGTCTGAGGGCTTTAAATCAATGAATTCTAACACATTAACATCTGTTTCACAGACACGCTTATCCCAAACATTGTTATAACTCTTTTCCTGCCTACATCCCCCAGGGAATCAGATTCCCCAGCTTCTTTTAtcatatgtggatttttaaatcattattttgatttattcaaaaggaaaaatgcaataaaataagagAAGTCCTATAAATTTAACCACATTCCTGTAAGCAATGTAAATGATCATCTACCTTGATGAAATTCTTCTTTCCCAGCTGTTGTTTGCAAATCCATTTGCTAAAGAGGTTCATAAACTTCACATCTATCAGACAACATTACCAACCGTATCAACAATTTGTTTCTGTCATCTTCTAACACCATTTTTGTCATGTAATtctaatgaaggaaataaaaagacaaggaataagtgggagagaaggaaaaattcttACAAGATTAGAAACAAACATGATTACTTCTATAGTAATTACTCATCCAGTTGTCTTGGTCATGTCACCTAATAACAGCAGCTGAAAACAACCTCCACGTGAGTACAATTAAACAGGGTAATCAAGCATCTTCTGAAAATATGAGCTTGTCaagcttaataaaaataataaacagctaTGTAAGCTTTCAGCTCAAACATTGTATGTCTAGAGGCAAGAACATACTGTGCTagtattatgttttaatttaatcatggGATATACGTCTTGCTGCTGTCAGGTTTCACCTGTTGAGTCCAGAGACCAGACTGGTAGTGAAGGTTAACCCCTGAATGCCATATGATGAATCAtgatttcccttttccttttgtttgcaaTAGGTTGGCAAAGCTGGATCAAACAAGCCTGCCATTTTCATGGACTGTGGTTTCCATGCCAGAGAGTGGATTTCTCCTGCATTTTGCCAGTGGTTTGTGAGAGAGGTCAGTAGCCAAAGTGATTTTTGGCAAAAagtagaaagtatttttttcccattttctatttatttatttatttatttattttttatttcagcatattatgggggtacaaattaGTTCCTTATGACCTAGCTATAATAAGAGAATaataacacaggaaaaaatatcCATAATTCCAAGTTCCCATTTTTGGAAACTAGTTTCAACTTTTACCAATAGGCCTTTATAAGGCAAGATTTTAACACAGttagaaaattgtatttatttgaatttcactcATCTGAACTTTCTCACCCACCTTTGAGGGAGAGGCCAACAGCTAGTATAGTGTATTGATCATTTAAAAGCTAATGGTTATGGATAAACCACCAAATTAATCATTATCTCCTGGATAATAATcactgtatacttcaaaataaaacagtACATAATAGTCCCTACTCTAAATGATACTAGTTTTCATTCCTTATAATTCTAATGATAAGATATATGTGCAAGCCCTTTAAAAACTAAAGTTATTAAAGattcatgagtccatactgatataaatagatgattcaataaataaataaaagggagatAAACTAATATATgcacaaagaataagaaaaatataaaatcaccaTTAGACTACCACTGTAATAATCATTTCAGAAAAATGCATAAGTGGTTGCAAAATTAGTGGATAAAAGTTTAAGGAGAAAAAGGATATTTACAGAGTCTCGAAGTATCTCCCCCCTCccaaaaaaaagtattaattacaaagggaaaattttCAGTGGAGAAACCTAGCAGAAACTATCTTCACCAAGTGAGCAAGGTTAAAATCACCAGTAGTAAATAAAACACATCAATATCGTGTACCCCCTGATATTATGCACAGAAAAGACACATCATCTTTGTGAtattcttcccccaaatccaCAACCTCATTCTAgtcataaaaaatttattaataatttaaaaaataagacaagctcaaattgagagacattctacaaaacaaaccaaccagGACTCTTCAACAGTGTCAGTAATAAAAGGCAgcgaaagactgaggaactgtcacagacagggactaaggagacatgacaagcAAAGGCAATGATGTAGCATCCTAGATTGGAacctagaagagaaaaaggacactACTGGAAAAACTTgggaaataagaataaaacttaTAGTTCAGTTTATTATACCCATGTTAAATTTCTTCACTTTGATCATAGTTGCATGGTTATGTAAGATGGTAACATTAGGGGAAGTTGGatgaagggtatatgggaacttCCTGTACTATTTGGAATTTGTCTAtatgtaagtctaaaattattttgaaattaaaagttaataacATCAAAGTCTATAGTTCTTGCTACTTAGGAGGTTAAGGggagaagatcacttgagcccaggagtcaagATTGgactggacaacatagtgagatcccatctcagataaaaaaaataaaccattgaagtgttttaaaaaataagattattatacacaatataattttttgtttgtgaatcacttctgtatatatttgttatatggTATTCATTTCTAGACATGTTATATATCCAACTGGCATTACTTAATTTCACTAGATAGTTCACCAATTGCACTTCAGAATGAGAAAATCAGATTTGAGAATTGGATTTTATCATTACTTCCAATCTGTAGACCATTAAACAAACATGGTCCTATAGCTCCGCCAACTATAAAGCACAAGCTTTATTGGGTATCATTGcaatgaatatgtatgtatagagCCACAAAGAGTACATAAAAACTGTTCACATATAGAAGcctgatatattttaaagtttattaaaatgaataaataaaataatcaagccTAGGGAAGGGCTGAATTTAAGTTTCATATGATGCTGGAGCAGAGGGATTGTGCCTAAGAGAACATATTTGGTGGACATGATGTTCTTCTTTCATAGATAAGAGATAGGTGCACACATTATTTAACAGGGAGAACTTGTCCCATAATGGGATTCCCTTCTGAAGAAAGACAATGGAGAAGGAGATTCCTGTCATGTGCAGCTTGGAGGATTGGTGAGAGCCTCCCAAAATCCATTAGTGTGAGAATGGGAGGCATTCTCATTATTCTTCCATGTTGGCCCCTGCTTCTAGTGAGATCACCTGCAGGAGGTtccatagaaaataaataaaaattttagatgacATTATTAGGAACATGCATAGCTATCCATAGACATTTCTTATTAACTAGGACCAGGTCTTACACTTACATTCTACTAACTTTGAGAAAAAGTTATTGCAGTTGTTATAACAAAGGAGGTAAGTATATATGTTCCTAAAAGTCTCTAATATTATTAAatctttattcatctttaaagtaaaaagtcaatataaaaaGCAATAAGTATAATATATGAGCTATATATGGATGAAATAGAAGTATCCTAGAAGCAGAGAAGAATTAGACAtaacaattttaaacaaaaatttcataAGTAATTTACTGATTgcttgttaaatattaatattgtccACCTCAGTAGGGTACACCACTTTCATTACCAAAGTCAACACTCATCAGTCTATGTAAATTTTAACAGCATTATGcattccatttttccatgaaattCTGCTTCATAATTCACCTACAGGCTGTTCGTACCTATGGACAGGAGACCCAAATAACAGAGCTTCTCGAGAAGTTAGACTTTTATATCCTGCCTGTACTCAATATCGATGGCTATGTCTACACCTGGACCAAGGTGAGAGAGgctgataaaattaaaaccaaccaCATTCTATTATATTTGTCCTAACCATATAATTCACTTTCAGAACCGAATGTGGAGAAAGACCCGCTCCACCAATGCTGGATCTAGCTGCTACGGCACAGACCCCAACAGAAATTTTAATGCTGGTTGGTGCGGTGAGTATCTGGCTGACCATTGTGCATGTATCAGCtgaaaaacataagagaaaaaataacgtAAGAAAACACAACAGTGtctaaacaagaaaacaagaaaaattgtaaaatctTATATTTTGGAGTTCTAACTTTCTAAAACCACAGACAATAAacagtttcttaatttatttgacaaaaaATGTATTGAGCACTCTGTTCTGTTCCCAGCTGTGCTAGATGCTGAAAACGTAAGACTGAATAAACCAGACATAACCCTACCACTCGTGGAATGTATGGTCTAGAGGGTGAAACAGCCATTAagtgaataattatttaaataaaattgtgataCAATTAAGAATGATCACAGTAATATAGAATTTTTTCATGGTTATTAGTTTGTCCCTTACTTATTAAATTTTCTCACACTATCTTGATCTCATTGTGTAATACTACACAGGGATGCATTGATGATTTCACATGCAACTTTTTATCATGTTATCATGAGAACATACCATTCTGTGACGAAATGTATACATACCATATACTATATACTTAATTGAGGATGATTATAAGGACTCCTGTGAAAACCACTTCTTCTTAACTCCCTAATTTGAAAGTTTGAAACTTCCCCTATGAAAACTTCAGTAGGTAATCCTTGCCATTAACAGCCACATATGTTTTTCCAGAAACCGGAGCCTCTCGGAGTCCCTGTGCTGAAACTTACTGTGGATCTGCCGCAGAGTCTGAAAAAGAGACCAAGGCCCTGGCTGATTTCATCCGCGGCCACCTCTCTTCCATCAAGGCGTACTTGACAATCCACTCATACTCCCAGTTGCTGCTCTACCCCTACTCCTATGCTTACAAACTCCCTGAAAACAATGCTGAGTTGGTAAGTGGCCACAGTAGTAGATAGTAGATATGGCATTTCACtcctgagattttaaaaattctaatccTGAGAAAAACATTATAAGAACAATTTCTAAAAGTTCCTTTATTGATTTTTGATAGTAGAAGTAAAAAACTTAGTACAGATTTATAAGGAATCTGGAGTTGGCTGGATAAATTGGCTAAAAGAAATTTGATCTTGATGCAGGAAATGGTTTCCCACGTGTGATTTATTCACTAATTCTCAAAATGATAATAGTTCCATTTCCTCTGGCTTTACCGTAAGACTAACTCACATGATGACTTCAGATGCATTTGGGATAATCAACAAAGTTCCTTGATCACATGTATATTCTTTGTCAGAGTCAGTTTTCTCAAGATTCCTTGAGCTGAATTGACACAGGCAGAGCATAGAAGCTGTCATTAGGAATTTGCCACATTTGGTTGGTATCAGGTTTAGTCTTGACATCCTAAAAATTGCTTATTTCACTGTTTGATCAGGTGAGGCATGGAAGTAAATCAATCAATGAACAAATAATGAGTCTTTACTAGATATAGGGAATAATGCAAAGAAATTTAAGAATCCCTGACATCAAAAAACTAGCAATCTTATTGAACCATCAATATATAATCACATGAGCAGTTAAATAATATAAGTTTTATAACCATTCACATTTACAAATATCACACATCAatgcataaattttttaaataagcaggTTTGAATCCTTCAAATAATATTTCTCTAATTTATGAAACATCTGGCTGCCAGAAGCTGGGACCAGTGATCTAAAAGAGCAAgcataaaatttaaagcatttgaGTTAcaccagggggaaaaaaaaagtgttccaCTTAGACAATGACAAAGATATTTGGCTTACCTAAATGCATAAATGTGTAGATCCAATAACTTTAAAACTGGAAATTATTGTTTTGCACTTTCAGATTCAGTCTTTCAGGGaccaaataaaatatgtaatgctGTAAATATTTTGTGAAGAACGAAACACAAAAACAACCCAGTCTCCTAGAAAATTGATACCTAATAGTTGGCCAGGTCCTCTTCTTT encodes:
- the CPB1 gene encoding carboxypeptidase B — its product is MLVFLVLGAAALASAHHSGEHFEGEKVFRVNVENENHIHLIHELDSTTQIDFWKPDSATQIKPHSTVDFRVKAEDIATVENVLKQNELQYEVLISNLRNVLEAQFDSRVRATGHSYEKYNNWDTIEAWTQQVTTENPDLISRSVIGTTFEGRNLYLLKVGKAGSNKPAIFMDCGFHAREWISPAFCQWFVREAVRTYGQETQITELLEKLDFYILPVLNIDGYVYTWTKNRMWRKTRSTNAGSSCYGTDPNRNFNAGWCETGASRSPCAETYCGSAAESEKETKALADFIRGHLSSIKAYLTIHSYSQLLLYPYSYAYKLPENNAELNAVAKAAVKELASLYGTEYTYGPGATTIYLAAGGSDDWAYDQGIKYSFTLELRDTGRYGFLLPESQIPATCEETLLAIKYLASYVLEHLY